A single genomic interval of bacterium harbors:
- a CDS encoding DUF3786 domain-containing protein, whose protein sequence is MFEQELWKKLADISPHEMAVNSRAEYNPENKQIYIKVFNEKFVVDLEKKLIFNPGKEKISPFLPLFLLHYLVCAKDIPVSNILVSPHQLKGGIFFFRGAHELPLPKLAEKYGNDIEGFIEKGKRLGGEKSKFGDASVRLYLLPRIPVVFILWKKDEEFESRVNLILDKSVEEQMNLDILFLGFLYAINKMAED, encoded by the coding sequence ATGTTTGAACAGGAACTTTGGAAGAAACTGGCCGATATTTCTCCCCATGAAATGGCTGTTAACTCAAGAGCTGAATATAACCCTGAAAATAAACAAATTTATATCAAGGTATTTAATGAAAAATTTGTTGTCGATTTAGAAAAAAAATTGATTTTTAACCCAGGAAAAGAGAAAATATCTCCTTTTTTGCCGCTGTTTCTGCTTCATTACCTTGTATGCGCCAAAGATATTCCCGTCAGCAACATATTGGTGTCTCCGCACCAGTTAAAAGGCGGGATTTTTTTCTTCCGGGGCGCGCATGAATTGCCGCTTCCAAAATTAGCCGAAAAATATGGAAATGACATTGAAGGTTTTATTGAAAAAGGGAAAAGACTGGGAGGGGAAAAATCCAAATTCGGAGATGCCTCAGTCAGATTGTATTTGCTCCCGAGAATTCCTGTCGTATTCATTCTCTGGAAAAAGGATGAAGAATTTGAAAGCAGGGTGAATTTAATTCTTGACAAAAGCGTTGAGGAACAAATGAACCTGGATATATTATTTCTCGGGTTTTTATACGCGATAAATAAAATGGCAGAAGATTAG